A single Cellulomonas sp. SLBN-39 DNA region contains:
- a CDS encoding bifunctional proline dehydrogenase/L-glutamate gamma-semialdehyde dehydrogenase: MTSPSTLHTPAGADATDPALAQEAVALVRRWLHEAAAHPVDPSAAQLAAALKDPEGLPFVVGFVDGVVRPEDRRVAARTLRELSRRSPAFLPAPLRAALRVGGAVAPALPDVVVPVARRVLREMVGHLVVDASDRALGRAIARVRRDGVRLNVNLLGEAVLGRREADRRLAGTRRLLARDDVDYVSIKVSATDAPHSAWSFDETVAEVVEHLAPLFALAASSPTPKFVNLDMEEYKDLDLTVAVFTRLLDRPELERLEAGIVLQAYLPDALAAMQHLQSWAAERRARGGAGIKVRLVKGANLPMEQVEAELHGWPLATWGTKQDTDTSYKRVLDWALHPERVANVRLGVAGHNLFDVAYAWLLAGRRGVRHAVEMEMLLGMAQGQAEAVLREVGGLLLYTPVVHPREFDVAIAYLIRRLEEGASSANFMSAVFDLDRDEALFARERDRFLASLAALDGAVPGPHRVADRYAATPPAAPGAFENTPDTDPSVPANRAWVRDVLARVPGSTLGQATIERARVDDAGTLDDVLRSAQAAGRAWGARPASERAAVLDRAGRALEKHRGRLLEVMAAEAGKTVDQGDPEVSEAVDFAHWYAELARGLADVDGARFVPAALTLVTPPWNFPVAIPAGSTLAALAAGSAVVLKPAGPAQRCGAVLAEVLWEAGVPRDVLRLVQVDEQGLGRELVAHPAVDRVVLTGAYETAELFRSFRPDLPLLAETSGKNAIVVTPSADLDLAVRDVVQSAFGHAGQKCSAASLVILVGSVARSRRFRDQLLDATASLVVGPAHDPRTQMGPLVEPAAGKLLDGLTRLDAGERWALAPRRLDEEGRLWTPGIRTGVARGSRTHLTEYFGPVLGVMTAASLQEAVALQNDVAYGLTAGLHSLDRAEIATWLGTVEAGNLYVNRGTTGAIVRRQPFGGWKRSAVGPGSKAGGPSYLMGLGSWEPGTATQGAPVEHPDVRALLDAAAAVLDAADLASLGRAAASDALAWVGPLAPQDPSGLRCERDVLRHLPLPVPVLVRAAGGARTVDVVRALAAAALVGTPVVVSADAPLPVAVPGTADVHVEDADAFAVRVAGAADAHGGARVRVVGGDGDAAPALAHATGGRPDVAVWHHPVTEAGRVEILPFVREQAVSVTAHRFGTPHDLVDGLLGAPAPQR; this comes from the coding sequence CCCCGCGCTCGCGCAGGAGGCCGTCGCCCTCGTGCGGCGCTGGCTGCACGAGGCCGCCGCCCACCCCGTCGACCCCTCGGCCGCCCAGCTCGCCGCCGCGCTCAAGGACCCCGAGGGGCTCCCCTTCGTCGTCGGGTTCGTCGACGGCGTCGTGCGCCCCGAGGACCGACGCGTCGCCGCCCGCACCCTGCGCGAGCTGTCCCGCCGCTCCCCCGCGTTCCTGCCCGCCCCCCTGCGGGCCGCGCTGCGCGTCGGCGGTGCCGTGGCACCCGCCCTGCCCGACGTCGTCGTGCCCGTCGCCCGGCGCGTGCTGCGCGAGATGGTCGGCCACCTCGTCGTCGACGCGAGCGACCGCGCCCTGGGCCGGGCGATCGCCCGCGTGCGGCGCGACGGCGTGCGCCTCAACGTCAACCTGCTCGGCGAGGCCGTGCTGGGCCGGCGGGAGGCCGACCGGCGTCTGGCCGGGACGCGGCGCCTGCTGGCCCGCGACGACGTCGACTACGTGTCGATCAAGGTCTCCGCGACCGACGCCCCGCACAGCGCGTGGTCGTTCGACGAGACCGTCGCCGAGGTCGTGGAGCACCTCGCCCCCCTCTTCGCGCTCGCCGCGTCCTCCCCCACCCCGAAGTTCGTCAACCTCGACATGGAGGAGTACAAGGACCTCGACCTCACGGTCGCGGTGTTCACGCGGCTGCTCGACCGCCCCGAGCTCGAGCGGCTCGAGGCCGGGATCGTCCTGCAGGCGTACCTGCCGGACGCGCTCGCCGCGATGCAGCACCTGCAGTCCTGGGCGGCGGAGCGCCGGGCCCGCGGCGGGGCCGGCATCAAGGTCCGCCTCGTCAAGGGCGCGAACCTGCCCATGGAGCAGGTCGAGGCCGAGCTGCACGGGTGGCCGCTGGCCACCTGGGGCACCAAGCAGGACACCGACACGAGCTACAAGCGCGTGCTGGACTGGGCGCTGCACCCCGAGCGCGTGGCCAACGTGCGCCTGGGCGTGGCCGGGCACAACCTCTTCGACGTCGCGTACGCGTGGCTGCTGGCCGGCCGGCGGGGCGTGCGGCACGCCGTGGAGATGGAGATGCTGCTGGGCATGGCCCAGGGGCAGGCCGAGGCCGTGCTGCGCGAGGTCGGCGGGCTGCTGCTCTACACGCCCGTCGTGCACCCCCGCGAGTTCGACGTCGCGATCGCCTACCTCATCCGCCGGCTCGAGGAGGGCGCGTCCTCGGCGAACTTCATGTCCGCGGTGTTCGACCTCGACCGCGACGAGGCGCTGTTCGCCCGCGAGCGCGACCGGTTCCTGGCCTCGCTCGCCGCCCTGGACGGTGCCGTGCCCGGGCCGCACCGGGTCGCGGACCGGTACGCGGCGACCCCGCCGGCGGCGCCCGGGGCGTTCGAGAACACCCCGGACACGGACCCGTCGGTGCCGGCGAACCGCGCGTGGGTGCGGGACGTGCTGGCGCGGGTGCCCGGGTCGACGCTCGGGCAGGCGACGATCGAGCGGGCGCGCGTGGACGACGCCGGGACCCTGGACGACGTGCTGCGGTCCGCGCAGGCCGCGGGCCGGGCGTGGGGTGCCCGTCCGGCGTCGGAGCGGGCCGCCGTGCTCGACCGCGCGGGACGGGCGCTCGAGAAGCACCGGGGGCGGCTGCTGGAGGTCATGGCGGCCGAGGCGGGCAAGACCGTCGACCAGGGCGACCCCGAGGTGTCCGAGGCGGTCGACTTCGCGCACTGGTACGCCGAGCTCGCCCGGGGCCTGGCCGACGTCGACGGTGCACGGTTCGTGCCCGCGGCGCTGACGCTGGTGACACCGCCGTGGAACTTCCCCGTCGCGATCCCGGCGGGGTCGACGCTGGCGGCGCTGGCCGCGGGCTCCGCGGTCGTGCTCAAGCCCGCGGGGCCGGCGCAGCGGTGCGGCGCGGTGCTCGCGGAGGTGCTGTGGGAGGCCGGGGTGCCGCGCGACGTGCTGCGTCTCGTCCAGGTCGACGAGCAGGGCCTCGGCCGGGAGCTGGTCGCCCACCCGGCCGTGGACCGGGTGGTGCTCACCGGGGCGTACGAGACGGCCGAGCTGTTCCGCTCGTTCCGGCCCGACCTGCCGCTGCTGGCGGAGACGTCGGGCAAGAACGCGATCGTCGTGACCCCGTCGGCGGACCTCGACCTGGCGGTGCGTGACGTCGTGCAGTCGGCGTTCGGGCACGCGGGCCAGAAGTGCTCGGCGGCGTCCCTGGTGATCCTGGTCGGCTCGGTCGCGCGGTCGCGGCGGTTCCGCGACCAGCTGCTCGACGCGACCGCGTCCCTCGTGGTGGGCCCCGCGCACGACCCGCGCACGCAGATGGGGCCGTTGGTCGAGCCCGCCGCGGGCAAGCTCCTCGACGGGCTGACCCGGCTGGACGCCGGCGAGCGGTGGGCCCTCGCCCCGCGGCGGCTGGACGAGGAGGGGCGGCTGTGGACGCCGGGGATCCGGACCGGGGTGGCCCGGGGGTCGCGCACCCACCTGACGGAGTACTTCGGGCCCGTGCTCGGGGTCATGACGGCCGCCAGCCTGCAGGAGGCGGTCGCGCTGCAGAACGACGTCGCGTACGGGCTCACGGCGGGGCTGCACTCGCTCGACCGGGCCGAGATCGCGACCTGGCTGGGCACCGTCGAGGCGGGCAACCTGTACGTGAACCGCGGCACGACCGGCGCGATCGTGCGCCGGCAGCCGTTCGGCGGGTGGAAGCGGTCGGCGGTGGGTCCCGGGTCCAAGGCGGGCGGGCCGAGCTACCTGATGGGCCTGGGCTCCTGGGAGCCCGGCACCGCGACGCAGGGGGCGCCGGTGGAGCACCCGGACGTGCGCGCGCTCCTCGACGCCGCCGCGGCCGTGCTCGACGCCGCCGACCTGGCGTCCCTGGGGCGGGCGGCCGCGAGCGACGCCCTCGCGTGGGTGGGCCCGCTGGCCCCGCAGGACCCCAGCGGGCTGCGGTGCGAGCGGGACGTGCTGCGGCACCTGCCGCTGCCGGTCCCCGTGCTGGTCCGCGCCGCCGGGGGTGCGCGGACCGTCGACGTGGTGCGCGCGCTCGCCGCCGCGGCCCTCGTGGGGACGCCCGTCGTGGTCTCCGCCGACGCGCCCCTGCCGGTCGCGGTGCCGGGGACGGCCGACGTGCACGTCGAGGACGCCGACGCGTTCGCCGTGCGCGTGGCGGGAGCGGCCGACGCGCACGGCGGGGCGCGCGTGCGGGTCGTCGGGGGCGACGGGGACGCCGCGCCCGCCCTCGCGCATGCCACGGGCGGGCGGCCCGACGTGGCCGTGTGGCACCACCCGGTGACCGAGGCGGGCCGTGTGGAGATCCTGCCGTTCGTCCGCGAGCAGGCCGTGAGCGTGACCGCCCACCGGTTCGGGACGCCCCACGACCTGGTCGACGGCCTGCTGGGCGCCCCGGCGCCGCAGCGCTGA